A part of Planococcus sp. MB-3u-03 genomic DNA contains:
- a CDS encoding alpha/beta hydrolase, which produces MDWLVTKSSEDKFLKAMQKSKKQMAKTYEGKDVDGLDCSEVRIPRRDGSSIRLRIYKPVQHDRRLPGVLWIHGGGYAQGTPEMSGAMYKQLIETSGCVIVAPDYRLSIDAPYPAALDDCYDALKWMKEHAKELGIRDAQLMAGGESAGGGLTVALSLYARDQGEVQLAFQMPLYLMIDDRMETESARDNNAYVWNSDMNRWAWKAYLGGLYGKKCRCMQRLPGPMISAICRRLSHSSGISSLSMTKPSNWSIV; this is translated from the coding sequence TTGGACTGGCTCGTTACGAAGTCCAGTGAAGACAAGTTTCTCAAAGCGATGCAGAAATCCAAAAAACAGATGGCCAAAACCTATGAAGGAAAAGATGTCGACGGGCTTGATTGCAGCGAAGTGAGGATTCCGCGGCGCGACGGTTCGTCCATTCGCCTGCGCATATATAAACCGGTGCAGCACGACCGCCGGCTGCCCGGGGTATTATGGATTCACGGGGGCGGTTACGCGCAAGGGACGCCGGAGATGAGCGGGGCTATGTACAAACAACTCATCGAGACCAGCGGATGCGTCATCGTCGCACCGGATTACCGTTTATCGATCGATGCACCGTACCCCGCAGCGCTGGACGATTGCTACGACGCGCTGAAGTGGATGAAAGAGCATGCCAAAGAGCTGGGCATCCGGGACGCTCAATTGATGGCCGGCGGGGAAAGCGCAGGCGGCGGCTTGACCGTCGCGCTCAGTTTATACGCGAGAGACCAAGGAGAGGTCCAGCTCGCTTTTCAAATGCCGCTGTACCTGATGATTGACGACCGGATGGAGACGGAATCGGCCCGCGACAATAACGCTTACGTGTGGAATTCCGACATGAACCGCTGGGCGTGGAAAGCCTATCTCGGCGGGTTGTATGGAAAGAAGTGCCGGTGTATGCAGCGCCTGCCCGGGCCAATGATTTCAGCAATTTGCCGCCGG
- a CDS encoding Abi family protein, translated as MKSFATHDEQLAILKSRGLVIEDEAAARRVLSRDNYYALIDGYKEPFLERSETRNPYGEELYEAGTAFNHILALYQFDRKLRLLLLGELLKFERSIKSKLAYRFSERFPEVDSFLDSANYSPDNIHFHERDRITATLNNLIESHRKRHRVRYPELREFYEKHKNLPLWVLVNFLSLGQITNFYTVIDQDLRTRIAQDFADDAGEHVITLSAAELDEILSIAFPFRNKAAHEEVLYSFRLRSPLELEKLEAQLHQEKGYITRGTTASLVKVLKVVAPAEEYEVFTRELLELIRSLEEALPERPYVWIMKDAGFRE; from the coding sequence ATGAAAAGCTTTGCGACGCACGACGAACAGCTCGCGATCTTGAAAAGCCGCGGGCTCGTTATTGAAGACGAAGCGGCCGCAAGACGCGTGTTGTCGCGCGATAATTATTACGCGCTCATCGACGGCTACAAGGAGCCGTTCCTTGAGCGCAGTGAGACGAGAAACCCGTACGGCGAAGAACTGTACGAAGCTGGGACGGCGTTCAATCATATCCTCGCGCTGTATCAATTCGACCGCAAACTGCGTTTGTTATTGCTCGGCGAACTCTTGAAGTTCGAGCGCAGCATCAAATCGAAGCTCGCCTACCGGTTTTCCGAACGCTTCCCGGAAGTCGACAGCTTTCTCGACAGCGCGAATTACAGCCCGGACAACATCCATTTTCACGAACGCGACCGCATCACGGCGACGCTCAACAATTTGATCGAAAGCCATCGGAAGCGCCACCGCGTGCGCTATCCGGAGCTCCGCGAGTTCTACGAAAAACATAAGAACTTGCCGCTATGGGTGCTCGTCAATTTCCTGTCACTCGGCCAGATCACGAATTTTTATACGGTCATCGACCAAGACTTGCGCACGCGCATCGCGCAGGACTTCGCAGACGACGCGGGCGAACACGTCATCACACTGAGTGCAGCGGAACTCGACGAGATCCTGTCGATCGCGTTTCCGTTCCGCAATAAAGCAGCACATGAAGAAGTGCTGTATTCGTTCCGGTTAAGGTCTCCGCTTGAACTGGAGAAACTCGAAGCGCAACTGCATCAGGAAAAAGGCTACATCACCCGTGGCACGACAGCATCACTCGTTAAGGTGCTGAAAGTGGTGGCGCCAGCAGAAGAGTATGAAGTTTTCACTCGGGAGCTGTTGGAATTGATCCGGAGCTTGGAAGAAGCCTTGCCGGAAAGGCCGTATGTCTGGATTATGAAAGATGCGGGATTCCGCGAATGA